A DNA window from Streptomyces sp. 71268 contains the following coding sequences:
- a CDS encoding globin — MNEIPRGTLQEQTFYEQVGGEETFRRLVHRFYQGVAEDPLLRPMYPEEDLGPAEERLVLFLMQYWGGPRTYSDQRGHPRLRMRHAPFAVDRAAHDAWLRHMRDAVDELDLAPEHEQQLWKYLTYAAASMVNTPG; from the coding sequence GTGAATGAGATTCCGCGCGGCACGCTGCAGGAGCAGACCTTCTACGAGCAGGTCGGCGGCGAGGAGACCTTCCGGCGCCTGGTGCACCGCTTCTACCAGGGCGTCGCGGAGGACCCGTTGCTGCGGCCGATGTACCCGGAGGAGGACCTCGGCCCGGCCGAGGAGCGCCTGGTGCTCTTCCTGATGCAGTACTGGGGCGGCCCCCGCACCTACAGCGACCAGCGCGGCCACCCCCGACTGCGGATGCGGCACGCGCCGTTCGCGGTGGACCGGGCCGCGCACGACGCGTGGCTGCGGCACATGCGGGACGCTGTCGACGAGTTGGACCTCGCGCCCGAGCACGAGCAGCAGTTGTGGAAGTACCTGACGTACGCCGCCGCCTCGATGGTCAACACCCCGGGCTGA
- a CDS encoding protein phosphatase 2C domain-containing protein, whose product MPPAPRAAGGAGQPGSVPQPGAAPRGPAGAPTAGAPIPQQSAGAAPWSASRAVPAGPGAEAAGGHGAPGPAFPALTPTVRPIAGGAEPAPGQAVAPTSAAPGYGSWATVDAEVAPPDPRESATLDPLAGIDEPTLVISAGAGPADDHGPRPDREPAGQPPAPEATPAGPEQPAHPAPPAGGAAPAGATSAGAGGAPGVGAPRPAPRRCGECRAGAIDDDGYCENCGHAQPRERDHMEEELAFVAAASDRGLRHHRNEDAFALSEAELPDGSPAVVAVVCDGVSSATRPDDASAAAARVAGERLQTALPRGTHPQQAMHEAIIAAAEAVNALAQEARPAHRDPHRHENAPACTIVSAVVASGILTVGWIGDSRAYWVPDDRATPAARLTEDDSWAAQMVAAGLLSEQEAYADERAHAITGWLGADAYEIEPHTAAFKPDRPGVVVVCTDGLWNYAESAPEMAAAVPPDARARPMDSARKLVGYALEGGGHDNVTVAVVPFPLPPEGAGSA is encoded by the coding sequence GTGCCACCGGCTCCCCGCGCGGCGGGCGGCGCTGGCCAGCCCGGCTCCGTACCGCAACCCGGCGCGGCGCCCCGTGGCCCGGCGGGCGCCCCCACGGCCGGCGCGCCGATCCCGCAACAGTCGGCCGGGGCCGCGCCATGGTCGGCGTCGCGGGCCGTCCCGGCGGGGCCGGGCGCGGAGGCGGCGGGCGGACACGGGGCGCCCGGACCCGCCTTCCCCGCGCTCACCCCGACGGTGCGCCCCATCGCGGGCGGCGCCGAACCCGCCCCGGGCCAGGCGGTGGCGCCTACGTCCGCCGCCCCGGGGTACGGGAGCTGGGCGACCGTGGACGCGGAGGTGGCGCCGCCCGACCCGCGTGAGTCGGCCACCCTCGATCCGCTGGCCGGCATCGACGAGCCCACCCTGGTGATCAGCGCCGGCGCCGGCCCGGCCGACGACCACGGGCCCCGTCCCGACCGGGAGCCGGCCGGCCAGCCCCCGGCCCCCGAGGCCACGCCGGCCGGACCGGAACAGCCAGCGCACCCGGCACCGCCCGCCGGTGGGGCGGCGCCGGCGGGGGCCACCTCGGCGGGCGCGGGGGGCGCGCCGGGGGTCGGGGCGCCGCGACCGGCGCCGCGCCGGTGCGGCGAGTGCCGGGCCGGCGCCATCGACGACGACGGATACTGCGAGAACTGCGGACACGCGCAGCCTCGGGAACGGGATCACATGGAAGAGGAGTTGGCGTTCGTCGCCGCGGCCAGCGACCGCGGGCTGCGACACCACCGCAACGAGGACGCCTTCGCCCTCTCGGAGGCGGAGTTGCCGGACGGTTCGCCCGCCGTGGTCGCCGTCGTCTGCGACGGCGTCTCCTCCGCCACCCGCCCCGACGATGCGTCGGCCGCCGCGGCCCGGGTGGCCGGCGAGCGGCTGCAGACCGCGCTGCCCCGGGGCACGCACCCGCAACAGGCCATGCACGAGGCGATCATCGCCGCGGCCGAGGCGGTCAACGCGCTGGCCCAGGAGGCCCGCCCGGCCCACCGCGACCCGCACCGCCACGAGAACGCGCCGGCCTGCACGATCGTCAGCGCCGTCGTCGCCTCGGGCATCCTGACCGTCGGCTGGATCGGCGACAGCCGCGCGTACTGGGTCCCCGACGACCGCGCCACGCCCGCCGCCCGGCTCACCGAGGACGACTCGTGGGCCGCGCAGATGGTCGCGGCCGGCCTGTTGTCGGAGCAGGAGGCGTACGCGGACGAGCGGGCGCACGCCATCACGGGCTGGCTGGGGGCGGACGCGTACGAGATCGAGCCGCACACCGCCGCGTTCAAGCCCGACCGGCCGGGCGTGGTGGTGGTCTGCACGGACGGGCTGTGGAACTACGCCGAGTCCGCGCCCGAGATGGCGGCGGCCGTGCCGCCGGACGCCCGGGCCCGACCGATGGACAGCGCCCGGAAGTTGGTCGGTTACGCGCTGGAGGGCGGGGGCCACGACAACGTAACGGTGGCGGTGGTGCCGTTCCCGCTGCCGCCGGAAGGGGCAGGATCGGCCTGA
- a CDS encoding ABC transporter permease translates to MAGFVFLRVRAHRLLLAAALLTVLLTTAVLATLGAFSAAIGDAGLRHALRERSAAPAALRVATDLPESERAAAERAVRRGAERTFDGLPVTLRSMARSGPYALPRELQSAAARQGEPDLTLFAAMDRTRVTLTTGAWPNGAPQEPGKSGKSAANGKDGKGDKGDKAAAALPVALPETAAARLGLRVGADLTLTDRLSGPPVRILITGLYRPKDRTDPYWQLDDLGGSGVRTLAFTTYGPLLTDDAAFRDERVAQAGMSWLATADFSGVSADDVDGLRSAAERGRAALAKDPALGGPEVSTGLPTVLDQADRSLLGARSTLLIVTLQLVLLAGYALLLVARLLSTERAGETELLLARGASGPRIARLAAIEALLLAGPAAVAAPLLAGPLMELIAAYGPLARVGLDLDTGLTWQTCVIGGAVALGCAAAVVAPALLGARARGGPSVVRARASALPAPLRAGADVGLLVIAGVAYWQLDQQSDDGGGVLSGDGGALGVDPVLVAAPALALLAGTVLTLRLLPPVARIAERRAARGRGLPTALAGWQLARRPLRGAGPVLLLVLAVAMGMFAVGQGASWERSQDDQADFAAGTDVRVLSSRIPQLGQGGAYASVPGVAAAAPAARVQFGLSGGRGASLLALDARHAKGSLLMREDLADRDAQAVLDTVAPREAVERPGIALPGTPDELRLTARLGAPDAPGGTSPSKASAAVTVTIEDRFGVPYPLRIGQLPVDGKPRTLVAGIARTAGAPGGKPAGPLRLTSIKLDLLQSARAERHAFEVSELRAVGADGAAEAVPVPDGFDWRATATFAEEEPGNVRARPRAERPRHTADRPLTAGYDTGHHVGDDLIPSRPTSTFTFAAPWPRQPGPLTAVATDRFLDSSGAKVGSTVSVPVAGETLPVRVVAAVRALPTTGAAAERTSGAATAAGDDQGAADAAATGGSTSDGGALLVDFRAVNQALAARDSAALPPSEWWLRPAPGKGEQVVAALRQRPDTDPAQVIARSEIADDLHDDPFGAGPQAGLAAAALVAAALAAVGFAVSMAGSLRERAAEFGVLRALGAPRRQLARMVAAEQALLISLALAVGLALGTVLTRAVVPLIVLTGEAAQPVPEVLVELPLWQVGGVLAAVAAVPVLIVAAVALRRGDPVATLRHRGGE, encoded by the coding sequence GTGGCGGGCTTTGTGTTCCTGCGTGTCCGTGCGCACCGATTGCTGTTGGCGGCGGCGTTGTTGACGGTGCTGCTGACGACCGCGGTGCTGGCCACGCTGGGCGCGTTCAGCGCGGCCATCGGCGACGCGGGGTTGCGGCACGCGCTGCGCGAGCGCAGCGCCGCGCCGGCCGCGCTGCGGGTGGCCACGGACCTGCCGGAGTCGGAGCGCGCGGCGGCCGAGCGGGCCGTGCGGCGCGGCGCCGAGCGGACGTTCGACGGCCTGCCGGTGACGCTGCGTTCGATGGCGCGCTCGGGCCCGTACGCGCTGCCCCGCGAGCTCCAGTCCGCCGCGGCCCGACAGGGCGAGCCGGATCTCACGCTGTTCGCCGCGATGGACCGCACCCGCGTCACGCTGACCACCGGCGCCTGGCCGAACGGCGCACCCCAGGAGCCCGGCAAGAGCGGCAAGAGCGCTGCGAACGGCAAGGACGGCAAGGGCGACAAGGGCGACAAGGCCGCCGCGGCGCTGCCCGTCGCGCTCCCGGAGACCGCGGCGGCCCGCCTCGGGCTGCGCGTCGGCGCTGACCTGACCCTCACCGACCGGCTGTCGGGGCCGCCCGTGCGGATCCTGATCACCGGCCTGTACCGGCCCAAGGACCGCACCGATCCGTACTGGCAGTTGGACGACCTAGGCGGCAGCGGCGTGCGGACGCTGGCGTTCACCACGTACGGGCCACTGCTGACCGATGACGCGGCCTTCCGGGACGAGCGCGTCGCCCAGGCCGGGATGTCCTGGCTGGCGACGGCGGACTTCTCGGGGGTGAGCGCGGACGACGTGGACGGGCTGCGGTCGGCGGCCGAGCGGGGGCGGGCCGCGTTGGCGAAGGACCCGGCGCTCGGCGGTCCGGAGGTGAGCACGGGGTTGCCGACCGTGCTCGACCAGGCCGACCGTTCGCTGCTCGGGGCTCGTTCGACGCTGCTGATCGTGACGCTGCAACTGGTGCTGCTCGCCGGGTACGCGCTGTTGCTCGTGGCCCGGCTGCTCAGCACGGAGCGGGCCGGCGAGACGGAACTACTGCTCGCCCGTGGCGCGTCCGGCCCCCGGATCGCGCGGCTCGCGGCCATCGAGGCACTGTTGCTGGCCGGGCCCGCGGCGGTGGCGGCACCGCTGCTCGCCGGGCCGCTGATGGAACTCATCGCCGCCTACGGCCCGTTGGCGCGCGTCGGCCTCGATCTGGACACCGGGCTGACCTGGCAGACCTGCGTCATCGGCGGCGCCGTGGCGCTGGGTTGCGCCGCGGCCGTGGTGGCGCCCGCGCTGCTCGGGGCCCGGGCGCGCGGCGGCCCCTCCGTGGTGCGCGCGCGGGCCAGCGCCCTGCCCGCGCCGCTGCGCGCCGGCGCGGACGTGGGCCTGCTGGTCATCGCGGGTGTCGCGTACTGGCAGCTCGACCAGCAGTCGGACGACGGCGGCGGGGTGCTCAGCGGTGACGGCGGCGCGCTCGGCGTGGACCCGGTGCTGGTCGCGGCCCCCGCGCTGGCGCTGCTCGCCGGCACGGTGCTCACGCTGCGGCTGCTGCCGCCGGTCGCCAGGATCGCCGAGCGGCGCGCGGCGCGCGGGCGCGGCCTGCCCACCGCGCTCGCCGGCTGGCAGCTCGCCCGCCGCCCGCTGCGCGGCGCGGGGCCGGTGCTGCTGCTCGTACTGGCCGTGGCCATGGGCATGTTCGCGGTCGGCCAGGGCGCCTCCTGGGAGCGTTCGCAGGACGACCAGGCGGACTTCGCGGCGGGCACCGACGTACGGGTCCTGTCCAGCCGCATCCCGCAGCTCGGGCAGGGCGGCGCGTACGCCTCGGTGCCGGGGGTGGCCGCCGCTGCGCCCGCCGCCCGCGTGCAGTTCGGGCTCTCCGGCGGGCGCGGCGCCTCGCTGCTCGCGCTCGACGCGCGGCACGCCAAGGGCTCGCTGTTGATGCGCGAGGACCTGGCCGACCGGGACGCGCAGGCCGTGTTGGACACCGTCGCGCCGCGCGAGGCCGTCGAACGCCCCGGGATCGCGCTGCCCGGCACGCCCGACGAACTGCGTCTGACGGCCCGGCTCGGCGCGCCCGACGCGCCGGGCGGCACCTCGCCCAGCAAGGCTTCGGCAGCCGTCACCGTGACCATCGAGGACCGCTTCGGCGTCCCGTACCCGCTGCGGATCGGCCAACTCCCCGTCGACGGCAAGCCCCGCACCCTGGTCGCCGGGATCGCGCGGACCGCGGGCGCGCCGGGCGGCAAGCCCGCCGGGCCGCTGCGGCTGACCTCGATCAAGCTGGACCTGCTCCAGTCGGCCCGCGCGGAGCGGCACGCCTTCGAGGTGAGCGAGCTGCGGGCGGTCGGCGCTGACGGGGCGGCCGAGGCGGTGCCGGTGCCGGACGGCTTCGACTGGCGGGCGACGGCCACGTTCGCGGAGGAGGAGCCCGGCAACGTCCGGGCCAGGCCGCGGGCCGAGCGCCCCCGGCACACCGCGGACCGGCCGCTGACCGCCGGTTACGACACGGGCCACCACGTCGGCGACGACCTCATCCCCTCGCGCCCCACCAGCACCTTCACCTTCGCCGCCCCCTGGCCTCGGCAGCCCGGCCCGCTGACGGCCGTGGCCACCGACCGCTTCCTGGACTCCAGCGGCGCCAAGGTGGGTTCGACGGTCAGCGTGCCCGTCGCGGGCGAGACGCTGCCGGTGCGCGTCGTCGCCGCCGTGCGCGCGCTGCCCACCACGGGTGCCGCGGCCGAGCGCACCAGCGGCGCGGCCACCGCGGCGGGCGACGACCAGGGGGCGGCCGACGCGGCGGCCACCGGCGGTTCCACGTCGGACGGTGGCGCGCTGCTCGTCGACTTCCGGGCCGTCAACCAGGCGCTGGCCGCCCGCGACTCCGCCGCCCTGCCGCCCAGCGAGTGGTGGCTGCGGCCAGCGCCGGGCAAGGGCGAGCAGGTGGTGGCCGCGCTGCGACAGCGGCCCGACACCGACCCGGCGCAGGTCATCGCCCGTTCGGAGATCGCCGACGACCTGCACGACGACCCGTTCGGCGCGGGCCCGCAGGCCGGGCTGGCCGCCGCGGCGCTGGTCGCGGCGGCGCTCGCCGCGGTCGGTTTCGCCGTCAGCATGGCCGGCTCGCTGCGCGAACGCGCGGCCGAGTTCGGCGTCCTGCGCGCCCTCGGCGCCCCCCGGCGCCAACTCGCCCGCATGGTGGCGGCGGAACAGGCGCTGCTCATCAGCCTGGCGCTGGCCGTGGGACTCGCCCTCGGCACAGTGCTGACCCGGGCGGTGGTGCCGCTCATCGTGTTGACCGGCGAGGCGGCCCAGCCGGTGCCCGAGGTTCTGGTCGAACTGCCGCTGTGGCAGGTCGGCGGGGTGCTCGCGGCGGTCGCCGCCGTACCCGTACTGATCGTCGCAGCGGTGGCGCTACGACGCGGCGATCCGGTCGCCACACTCCGCCACCGGGGAGGTGAGTAG
- a CDS encoding FHA domain-containing protein — translation MPTCPNGHQSSAEDYCEVCGHRMSAAPAGAVPPPPPPPGMMGPPNPPPPPSHPGPPGPGAPGGYDGPGGPGQGRGFDGQGGPPGPGGPAGPPGPPGHGPGPGGFDSQGGPGGFGPGGPAGPPPPGGPGGPGGFGPGPGGPGGPGGPGGFDGQGGPGGPRGFDGPGRPGGPSGFDGPGGPGGPGGPFGPPGGPGAPGGHGGPGGHGAPGGYGYPGGQPESGFQPELCPQCRTPREAQAPFCEECRYNFITQSATSYTPYSPAPAPGQGGFPPPPSQGQPPQGPPHGQPPHPHGPDASQPPGPQGPPRPGQDYQGGHQQQNRPPEPPHLSPLPPHAGGPQGGGQGEQRPGGPPSGQGFGGDDDWMLPPPNTPEASAAAPPHGAPAPAAPRPFPDAPGQGPGGRPPFPGDDGFPGAAPPQHGQPAFPGQPGQPPAAPPHQQGQQHGQPPQHGQPQQQGQQQHGQPQQDGGYRPDGAYQQGPPGGGQAGSDNWVAVVAPDREYFMAMMTRSGPEAAGLNLPAYSPEQQVPLSGNQITIGRRRHSTGEAPDIDLSRPPEDPGVSHQHAVLVPQSHGGWAVVDQDSTNGTTINGGDEPIQPYVPVPLQEGDRVHVGAWTTITLRRG, via the coding sequence ATGCCGACTTGCCCAAACGGCCATCAGTCGTCGGCCGAGGACTACTGCGAGGTGTGCGGGCACCGCATGTCGGCCGCACCCGCCGGCGCCGTTCCCCCGCCTCCGCCGCCGCCCGGAATGATGGGCCCGCCCAACCCGCCACCGCCGCCCTCCCACCCTGGCCCACCAGGGCCTGGCGCGCCGGGCGGGTACGACGGTCCCGGCGGCCCGGGTCAGGGTCGCGGCTTCGACGGCCAGGGCGGTCCCCCCGGACCCGGCGGCCCCGCCGGCCCGCCCGGACCTCCCGGTCACGGCCCGGGTCCCGGCGGCTTCGACAGCCAGGGCGGCCCCGGCGGCTTCGGCCCCGGCGGCCCCGCGGGCCCGCCCCCTCCCGGTGGCCCCGGCGGTCCCGGCGGCTTCGGCCCCGGCCCCGGTGGGCCTGGCGGTCCCGGTGGTCCCGGTGGCTTCGATGGTCAGGGCGGCCCCGGTGGTCCGCGCGGCTTCGACGGTCCCGGTCGGCCCGGCGGACCCAGCGGGTTCGACGGCCCCGGTGGACCTGGTGGGCCCGGCGGCCCGTTCGGCCCGCCCGGCGGCCCCGGCGCGCCGGGCGGTCACGGTGGGCCGGGTGGTCACGGTGCTCCCGGTGGGTACGGCTACCCCGGTGGGCAGCCCGAGTCCGGCTTCCAGCCGGAGCTGTGCCCGCAGTGCCGTACGCCGCGCGAGGCGCAGGCGCCGTTCTGCGAGGAGTGCCGCTACAACTTCATCACCCAGTCGGCCACCTCGTACACGCCCTACAGCCCGGCCCCGGCGCCCGGCCAGGGCGGCTTCCCGCCGCCTCCGTCGCAGGGGCAGCCGCCGCAGGGCCCGCCGCACGGTCAGCCCCCGCACCCGCACGGGCCCGACGCCTCCCAGCCGCCCGGTCCGCAGGGTCCGCCGCGGCCTGGCCAGGACTACCAGGGCGGCCACCAGCAGCAGAACCGGCCGCCGGAGCCGCCGCACCTGTCCCCGCTGCCGCCGCACGCCGGTGGCCCGCAGGGTGGCGGCCAGGGCGAGCAGCGGCCCGGGGGCCCGCCGAGCGGGCAGGGCTTCGGGGGCGACGACGACTGGATGCTCCCGCCGCCGAACACCCCGGAGGCGTCGGCCGCCGCGCCGCCGCACGGCGCTCCGGCCCCCGCCGCGCCCCGTCCGTTCCCGGACGCGCCCGGCCAGGGCCCCGGTGGTCGGCCGCCGTTCCCGGGTGACGACGGGTTCCCGGGCGCGGCCCCGCCGCAGCACGGGCAGCCGGCGTTCCCCGGCCAGCCCGGTCAGCCGCCGGCCGCGCCGCCCCACCAGCAGGGGCAGCAGCACGGACAACCGCCGCAGCACGGCCAGCCGCAGCAGCAGGGCCAGCAGCAGCACGGTCAGCCGCAGCAGGACGGCGGCTACCGGCCCGACGGGGCGTACCAGCAGGGTCCTCCCGGTGGCGGGCAGGCCGGTTCGGACAACTGGGTCGCCGTCGTCGCGCCGGACCGCGAGTACTTCATGGCGATGATGACGCGCAGCGGCCCCGAGGCCGCCGGGCTCAACCTGCCCGCGTACTCGCCCGAGCAGCAGGTGCCGCTCTCCGGGAACCAGATCACCATCGGTCGCCGCAGGCACAGCACGGGCGAGGCGCCCGACATCGACCTGTCGCGCCCGCCGGAGGACCCGGGCGTCTCGCACCAGCACGCGGTGCTCGTGCCGCAGTCGCACGGCGGCTGGGCGGTCGTGGACCAGGACTCGACCAACGGCACGACGATCAACGGCGGTGACGAGCCGATCCAGCCGTACGTGCCGGTCCCGCTCCAGGAGGGCGACCGGGTACACGTCGGCGCGTGGACGACGATCACCCTCCGCAGGGGCTGA
- a CDS encoding VWA domain-containing protein codes for MANFSKSNVPRFSVEVYQNEFLPEGGRDVSAIVTVTATGGGTTGRLPLVSVGPHDAAARQRGPSAAVAVMVDCSGSMDYPPTKLRHAREATAAAIDTLRDGVAFTVIAGTHKAAEVYPGGGRLARADAATRAAAKDALRTLRAGGGTAIGEWLRLADRLLHTRDAAIRHGILLTDGRNEHESPEALRASLGACAGRFTCDARGVGTDWEVKEVTAIASTLLGTADIVANPAELAEDFQRMMESAMGKEVADVALRIWTPQGTDVTFVKQVAPTVEDLTHRRADAGPRSGDYPTGSWGDESRDYHVAVRVPAADVGREMLAARVALVLPSPDGTPPRPLAQGLVRAVWTADLTASTSMNPQVAHYTGQAELARAIQQGLDARKSGDWDGATAKLGRAVQLAAASGNAETAKLLSKVVDVVDAVTGTVRLKAKVADADEMTLETRSTKTVRVKK; via the coding sequence ATGGCCAACTTCTCCAAGTCGAACGTGCCACGGTTCTCGGTCGAGGTGTACCAGAACGAGTTCCTGCCCGAGGGCGGACGCGACGTCAGCGCGATCGTCACCGTCACCGCCACCGGCGGCGGCACCACCGGCCGCCTGCCGCTCGTCTCCGTCGGCCCGCACGACGCCGCGGCGCGGCAGCGGGGGCCGAGCGCCGCCGTGGCCGTCATGGTCGACTGCTCCGGCTCGATGGACTACCCGCCCACCAAGTTGCGGCACGCGCGGGAGGCGACGGCCGCGGCGATCGACACGCTGCGCGACGGCGTGGCCTTCACCGTGATCGCCGGCACCCACAAGGCGGCCGAGGTCTACCCCGGCGGCGGCAGGCTCGCCCGCGCCGACGCGGCCACCCGCGCGGCGGCCAAGGACGCCCTGCGCACGCTGCGCGCGGGCGGCGGCACCGCGATCGGCGAGTGGCTGCGGCTCGCGGACCGGTTGCTGCACACCCGGGACGCGGCGATACGGCACGGCATCCTGCTCACCGACGGCCGCAACGAGCACGAGAGCCCCGAGGCGTTGCGCGCGAGTCTGGGCGCCTGCGCGGGGCGCTTCACCTGTGACGCGCGCGGCGTCGGCACCGACTGGGAGGTGAAAGAGGTCACAGCGATCGCCTCGACCCTCCTGGGAACCGCCGATATCGTGGCGAACCCGGCCGAACTGGCCGAAGACTTCCAGCGCATGATGGAGTCCGCTATGGGGAAGGAAGTCGCGGATGTCGCGCTGCGTATCTGGACTCCCCAGGGCACGGACGTCACATTCGTGAAACAGGTCGCCCCCACCGTCGAGGACCTCACCCACCGCCGCGCCGACGCCGGGCCGCGCTCCGGCGACTACCCCACCGGCTCCTGGGGCGACGAGTCCCGCGACTACCACGTGGCGGTGCGGGTGCCGGCCGCCGACGTGGGCCGGGAGATGCTGGCCGCGCGGGTGGCGCTGGTGCTGCCGAGCCCGGACGGCACCCCGCCCCGACCACTGGCGCAAGGGCTCGTACGCGCCGTGTGGACGGCCGACCTGACGGCGTCGACCTCCATGAATCCGCAGGTCGCGCACTACACGGGGCAGGCGGAACTGGCCCGGGCGATCCAGCAGGGCCTCGATGCGCGCAAGTCGGGCGACTGGGACGGAGCGACCGCGAAACTGGGCCGCGCGGTGCAGCTCGCCGCCGCCTCGGGGAACGCCGAAACGGCGAAACTGCTTTCGAAGGTGGTGGACGTCGTGGACGCGGTGACAGGTACTGTGCGACTGAAAGCGAAGGTCGCGGACGCGGATGAGATGACCCTCGAAACGCGCTCCACCAAGACCGTTCGCGTAAAGAAATAA